TCCTCCAAAAAAGTACTTATCGCTGAAGACAGCTCTGTTATCCAAAATCTAGCAAAAAAAATATTAGAGTTTCAAAACTTCAATATTACAGCTGTTAAAAATGGTGAGCAAGTTGTTCAATTGCTAAATAAAGAAGATTTTGACATCATTCTTTTGGACATCAACATGCCCGTAATGGACGGTATAGAATGTGCAAAAGCAATTCGTGCAATGGATGACAAAACAAAGTCTGAAGTTCCAGTTGTAGCGATCACAGGAAATGCTCGCAACATGAGCGAAGAAGAATACAAAGAAGTAGGCTTTAACGAAGTATTGATGAAACCACTCAATTTCGATAGGCTAGTAATGGTTGTAAAAAGTCTTACAGAATAACTCGAAAAATGGAAATTACAGTAATGGGTACAGGCACGTCGGGTGGTGTGCCAGTACTTACTTGTGACTGTAATGTTTGTCTTTCTCAAAATCCCAAAGACAATAGACTTAGGGTGTCCGCCCTTATCCAAATAGATGGTAAGAATATTGTCATTGACTCTGGTCCAGATTTTCGTCAGCAGATCTTAGCTACCAAAATCAAAGACCTTGATGCTCTTATTTTCACACATGAGCACAAAGATCACACAGCTGGTCTAGATGATATTCGACCTTTTAACTATCTACGGCATAAGGATTTCATACCTATCTATGCTCGGGATACTGTACTAGCTCAACTCAAGCAAGAATTTCACTACGCATTTGACGAAAATGCCTATCCTGGAGTTCCTCGGCTAAAAACTGTAGCAATTTCAAATAAAAGTTTTGAAGTTTTAGGCATAAAAATCACTCCTATAGAAGTGATGCATTACAAACTTCCTGTCTTTGGGTATAGGATTAAAGACTTCACGTATATTACTGACGCCAACTATATATCGGCAGAAGAAATTGAAAAAATAAAAGGGACTAAAGTACTGGTTATGAATGCCCTGCAACAAAGGCCACATATCAGCCACTACACCCTTGAAGAAGCCATTGAAGTCGCAAGAGAAATAGGAGCCGAGAACACATACTTTACCCACATTAGCCACAACATGGGATTGCACGATGAGGTCTCTCGCACCCTTCCCGAAGGTATGCACTTGGCATACGATGGTTTAAGAATCTCACTATAGTTTAGTAAATTTCAGCTCGATGGAGTCTGAAGAGAAAATAATATTACCGCCAAAATACTATTTGGAGTATTTCACCTACCTACTTGACTTTGTTGAGAAGCGATATAAACACATCTTAGAAGAAAAAGAATGGCGTTTTTTACGAAAGTATTATGCTCTGAGCGAAGATGAACAATGCCTATTTATTCGACTTATTAATAGAAGAGGCTTATATTTTGAAGAGTCAAAAATAAAGTATGAAGAGATTTCAGAAATCCCTGTACAAATAGAAAAGCTTTTCAAAAAAGGCTTTTTCAAAAAACCTAGCCCTACTATAAAACAAGAAAAAGAACTTATCCTCACCAAGCTTAATAAGCAACAACTTTATCCTTTCGCAGCTGAATTATTACCCAAAAGTGTAAAAAAAGGCGAATTGATTAATAGCTTTTTGGAGCAAAAAGAGCTATGGGACAAATTAAGCAAGTCTGAAATCTTCAACGATTTAATTGAAGTGGACTTTCAATATGAAGTTACCTTTCTCAAGTTTCTTTTCTTTGGAAATAGGTACATGGATATGACCGAGTTTGTGGTGAGAGACTTAGGACATTTGCAGTATTATCATCACGATGATGACAAACTCGTTGCACAATTTGACGATAGAAAAGATGCCGAAGACAAGTGGCTATTAACCGACCAAAGAGAGCTATTTCTTCAATTCAAAAAGGAGCTTACACCACTTGAAATTTACGATTGGTTTCAAACATTCCTCGACAATAACAAGAACCTGAGCAAAACAGCAAAACCATCTCTTGATAGACTCACGTTGTCGGTGGGTCAACACTTGGAACGGAATAAGTGCTATGAACAAGCAATAGCAATTTTTAAAACAACCAATGCACTGCCAAGTAGAGAACGCCAAGTGCGATGCCTTCACAAAATGAAGCTCATAGATGAGGCCATCGCTCTATGCGAAGAAATGCAAGCAACAAGTTCACTCGCCGATGAAGTACTTTTTGCCAAGGACTTTGTAGACAGAATATTGACCAAAACCCGAAAGAACAAGAAACTTACAACAGCAAAACTTCATGAAGCAGATCAAATAACGATTTCGAATATTTA
This portion of the Spirosomataceae bacterium TFI 002 genome encodes:
- a CDS encoding Response regulator receiver domain-containing protein — encoded protein: MASSKKVLIAEDSSVIQNLAKKILEFQNFNITAVKNGEQVVQLLNKEDFDIILLDINMPVMDGIECAKAIRAMDDKTKSEVPVVAITGNARNMSEEEYKEVGFNEVLMKPLNFDRLVMVVKSLTE
- a CDS encoding phosphoribosyl 1,2-cyclic phosphate phosphodiesterase; its protein translation is MEITVMGTGTSGGVPVLTCDCNVCLSQNPKDNRLRVSALIQIDGKNIVIDSGPDFRQQILATKIKDLDALIFTHEHKDHTAGLDDIRPFNYLRHKDFIPIYARDTVLAQLKQEFHYAFDENAYPGVPRLKTVAISNKSFEVLGIKITPIEVMHYKLPVFGYRIKDFTYITDANYISAEEIEKIKGTKVLVMNALQQRPHISHYTLEEAIEVAREIGAENTYFTHISHNMGLHDEVSRTLPEGMHLAYDGLRISL
- a CDS encoding VRR-NUC domain-containing protein, with translation MESEEKIILPPKYYLEYFTYLLDFVEKRYKHILEEKEWRFLRKYYALSEDEQCLFIRLINRRGLYFEESKIKYEEISEIPVQIEKLFKKGFFKKPSPTIKQEKELILTKLNKQQLYPFAAELLPKSVKKGELINSFLEQKELWDKLSKSEIFNDLIEVDFQYEVTFLKFLFFGNRYMDMTEFVVRDLGHLQYYHHDDDKLVAQFDDRKDAEDKWLLTDQRELFLQFKKELTPLEIYDWFQTFLDNNKNLSKTAKPSLDRLTLSVGQHLERNKCYEQAIAIFKTTNALPSRERQVRCLHKMKLIDEAIALCEEMQATSSLADEVLFAKDFVDRILTKTRKNKKLTTAKLHEADQITISNIYRGQVEMGTIDYYLEQGKNAVFSENHLWRSIFGLVFWELIFDPDLVAFHHPFQRRPSDLHLPDFYEKRSDKIIEHLDSFDSLESILTYMGAMYDLHEGKANPFVFWLPDNWDLARIIVEKIPLETMKEILHYISKDLSEHSRGFPDLFVWDDDSYEFVEVKSPTDNLSNRQLHWLHFFEENNVNAKVLRVFFD